Proteins encoded by one window of Silvibacterium dinghuense:
- a CDS encoding GumC family protein, which yields MNNYLLEAPPTHVEPGLTLGDLSKIIRRRRRTVYSIFGAILLLAILYCIFATRRYMATGIVQLQKDTDSGLSMSDLQNNAAAGGGDDALAANINLETQSQILQSDTLALRVIEDLNLEKNRDFQPHFNPIGWVMGLFAPKGIADPPGASLENSPARRTRLLKIFAANLKAESVSGTRLIEIDFTNSDPKVAAAVVNHLIQALTDYAFQTRVNSTSEAATWLTGQLGDLRKQSEEEQEKLAALEKQTGIYSFGTDNQGREQVYSDVLDRLQQSTAALSVASQNRILKEAVYKAVESGNAELISELGGTSTADTAPAVTNALSLIQNLRLQQANIETEIASGEKHYGSAYPHMVELRASLDKVNQAISDEVSRVQARAKSDYEIAQKTENDSRAQYEANRQAADALKDKAIDYSILREEATQSRGLYEDLLRKLKEAGVLEGLKASDITVVDPGRVPAKPKKPNVPLYLLIAAFGGLVLGLAGALIAEAMDRRIQTVEQLDRLGVPLVAILPRYSKEKRALDGIQHVRTLNAPRSAYSEAMRGLRASLTPTRTTMEPPRVVVVTSASPGEGKSLTAKNLAVSTAQQGKRVLLIDADLRKPSDKKGLEFSGKDGLSLLLTEEEQVPHILTVDGVPNLSLLPSGPVPVNPSELLSSANMGKLISDLRTRFDLILIDTPPLLPVVDALILAELADSTLLVARQASTTQDSLKRAFHLLASRTPRSSIGVVLNGVTMNSDAYHSYFGEKTSHYYMENVHETL from the coding sequence ATGAATAACTACCTGCTTGAAGCACCGCCAACTCACGTCGAGCCCGGCCTTACGCTGGGTGATCTTTCCAAGATCATCCGCAGGCGGCGCCGGACGGTCTATTCGATCTTTGGCGCAATCTTGCTGCTGGCCATTCTGTACTGCATCTTTGCAACGCGCCGCTATATGGCGACGGGTATTGTGCAGCTGCAGAAAGACACGGATTCGGGTCTCAGCATGTCTGACCTGCAGAACAATGCCGCTGCCGGTGGTGGAGACGATGCTCTGGCCGCAAACATCAATCTCGAGACACAGTCTCAGATTCTGCAGTCGGACACGCTGGCGCTGCGCGTCATCGAGGATCTGAACCTGGAGAAGAATCGCGACTTCCAGCCGCACTTCAATCCGATCGGCTGGGTGATGGGGCTCTTTGCTCCGAAAGGCATTGCCGATCCTCCGGGAGCCTCGCTCGAAAATTCGCCGGCGCGCCGGACGCGTCTGCTGAAGATCTTTGCTGCAAACCTGAAGGCAGAGTCCGTGAGCGGCACTCGCCTGATTGAGATCGACTTCACGAACTCGGATCCGAAGGTTGCGGCTGCGGTAGTGAATCACCTGATCCAGGCGCTGACCGATTATGCCTTCCAGACGCGCGTGAACTCGACCTCTGAGGCGGCAACCTGGCTTACCGGACAGCTGGGCGATCTGCGCAAGCAGAGTGAGGAAGAACAGGAGAAGCTGGCTGCTCTCGAGAAGCAGACCGGTATCTACAGCTTCGGCACCGACAACCAGGGGCGGGAACAGGTTTATTCCGACGTTCTCGATCGCCTGCAGCAGTCGACGGCCGCGCTTTCGGTTGCTTCGCAGAACCGTATTCTCAAGGAAGCGGTATACAAGGCTGTTGAAAGCGGCAATGCAGAGCTGATTTCAGAGCTGGGCGGTACTTCCACTGCGGATACTGCTCCGGCTGTCACCAATGCACTGAGCCTGATCCAGAATCTGCGCCTGCAGCAGGCCAATATTGAGACGGAAATTGCCAGCGGTGAAAAGCATTATGGTTCAGCCTACCCGCATATGGTCGAGCTGCGTGCTTCGCTCGACAAGGTGAACCAGGCCATCTCCGATGAAGTTTCCCGCGTGCAGGCCCGTGCCAAGAGCGACTACGAGATCGCGCAGAAGACAGAGAACGATTCGCGGGCGCAGTACGAGGCAAATCGTCAGGCAGCCGATGCGCTCAAGGATAAAGCGATCGATTATTCGATTCTGCGCGAGGAAGCGACGCAAAGCCGCGGCCTTTATGAAGATCTGCTGCGCAAGTTAAAAGAAGCCGGCGTGCTGGAAGGGTTGAAGGCTTCCGATATTACGGTCGTCGATCCAGGCCGCGTACCTGCGAAGCCGAAGAAGCCGAATGTACCTCTGTATCTGCTGATCGCTGCCTTTGGCGGCCTGGTGCTTGGCTTAGCCGGTGCGCTGATTGCCGAGGCGATGGATCGTCGCATCCAGACCGTGGAGCAGCTGGACCGTCTGGGTGTGCCGCTGGTGGCCATCCTGCCCAGGTACAGCAAAGAAAAGCGCGCGTTGGACGGCATTCAACATGTCCGCACGCTGAACGCACCGCGTTCGGCGTACAGCGAAGCGATGCGCGGACTGCGGGCATCGCTGACGCCGACACGGACGACCATGGAGCCGCCGCGCGTCGTGGTGGTGACAAGCGCCAGCCCTGGGGAAGGCAAGAGCCTGACCGCGAAGAACCTGGCCGTGAGCACAGCCCAGCAGGGCAAGCGGGTGCTGCTCATCGATGCAGATCTGCGTAAGCCTTCGGATAAGAAGGGGCTTGAGTTCTCGGGCAAGGACGGGCTCAGCCTGCTGCTGACAGAAGAAGAGCAGGTTCCGCACATCCTCACCGTGGATGGCGTGCCGAATCTCTCTCTCTTACCGTCTGGGCCGGTTCCGGTGAATCCATCGGAGCTTTTGAGCTCGGCCAATATGGGCAAGCTGATCTCGGATCTTCGTACACGCTTCGACCTGATTTTGATCGACACTCCTCCGCTGCTGCCCGTGGTGGATGCTCTGATTCTTGCTGAGCTGGCTGATTCTACGCTGCTGGTGGCCAGACAGGCTTCTACAACACAGGATTCACTCAAGCGAGCCTTCCATCTGCTGGCTTCGCGCACACCGCGCTCTTCCATTGGCGTGGTACTCAACGGCGTAACGATGAACTCCGATGCTTATCACAGCTATTTCGGCGAGAAGACTTCGCACTATTACATGGAGAATGTTCATGAAACCCTCTAA
- a CDS encoding 2OG-Fe(II) oxygenase — MATMQETGIMTMMAGKIKLPVSTAELQQQYKNAKPFPHLVIDNMFPDEVLDGVLNEIPPLTDDKWVHERRERLAKSNLRSAVEFEEKGYQFSAFVNSAKFLYLLTELTDIWSLLPDPYMGGAGFHVVPKGGKFDVHADRNIDQNTGLRRRLAMLTYLNKNWKPEYGGQLELWDTTGSRCERVVEPIFNRTVIFEVADQNFHGVRPVLVEDRARMSFAAYFHTVPDEKFIPHASVYAPTFYDRRDPLRKRIANEVIPPVVYRVVRWAKGKK; from the coding sequence ATGGCGACGATGCAAGAGACAGGCATTATGACGATGATGGCGGGCAAGATAAAGCTGCCGGTCAGCACCGCGGAGCTGCAGCAGCAGTATAAGAACGCCAAGCCGTTTCCCCACCTGGTCATCGATAACATGTTCCCGGATGAGGTCCTGGACGGCGTCCTGAATGAAATTCCTCCGCTTACGGACGATAAGTGGGTGCATGAGCGGCGGGAGCGGCTGGCGAAGTCGAATCTGCGTTCGGCCGTTGAGTTTGAAGAGAAGGGCTACCAATTCTCCGCGTTTGTGAACTCCGCGAAGTTCCTTTACCTGCTCACGGAGCTGACCGATATATGGTCTCTGCTGCCCGACCCCTATATGGGAGGCGCGGGCTTTCACGTTGTGCCGAAGGGCGGCAAGTTCGACGTGCATGCGGACCGGAATATCGATCAGAACACCGGCCTGCGCCGTCGGCTGGCCATGCTGACCTATCTGAACAAGAACTGGAAGCCAGAATATGGCGGCCAGCTGGAGCTCTGGGATACGACCGGCTCGCGTTGCGAGCGGGTTGTCGAGCCGATCTTCAATCGGACGGTGATCTTCGAGGTTGCCGACCAGAACTTTCACGGGGTTCGCCCGGTATTGGTGGAAGATCGCGCGCGCATGTCGTTCGCCGCGTACTTTCACACGGTGCCGGATGAGAAGTTCATTCCACATGCCTCGGTGTATGCACCGACTTTTTATGACCGGCGAGATCCACTCCGGAAAAGAATTGCAAACGAAGTCATTCCTCCGGTGGTGTATCGCGTAGTGCGCTGGGCCAAGGGTAAGAAGTAG
- a CDS encoding MarC family protein: protein MDITFLLKETVLVVAALFPIVNPLGSAAIFSGLVGEVDERIQAILARKIAIYSVVLLVASMLWGVEVLSFFGISIYAVQIGGGLIVTVAGWSLLNQDARKARTDGDDGSNLIDHAFYPFTLPITVGPGSISVAITLGAHLMAERGGLAFLSPRVLIPGIAGALLVCLVIYICYRYARRAERLLGKTGTIVVMRLSSFILVCIGIQIVATGVRSYLETIGSHR, encoded by the coding sequence TTGGACATTACATTCCTGCTGAAAGAAACGGTGCTGGTTGTGGCCGCGCTGTTTCCTATCGTGAACCCGCTCGGCAGTGCTGCGATCTTCAGCGGCCTTGTCGGTGAGGTCGATGAACGGATCCAGGCGATCCTGGCGCGGAAGATTGCTATCTACAGCGTAGTGCTGCTGGTCGCATCGATGCTGTGGGGTGTCGAGGTGCTGTCGTTCTTCGGCATCTCCATCTACGCGGTGCAGATCGGCGGAGGGCTTATTGTGACGGTCGCGGGCTGGTCATTATTGAACCAGGATGCGCGGAAGGCGCGAACGGATGGAGACGATGGATCGAATCTGATCGACCATGCGTTCTATCCTTTTACGCTGCCGATCACGGTAGGGCCGGGTTCGATTTCGGTGGCCATCACGCTGGGCGCGCACCTGATGGCGGAACGCGGCGGTCTGGCGTTTCTATCCCCTCGTGTCCTGATTCCGGGTATTGCCGGCGCCCTGCTGGTATGCCTGGTGATCTATATCTGTTACCGCTATGCGCGGCGTGCCGAACGGCTGCTGGGCAAGACGGGAACCATCGTGGTGATGCGGCTTTCCTCGTTCATTCTGGTGTGCATTGGCATCCAGATTGTGGCCACCGGAGTGCGTTCCTATCTGGAGACCATCGGGAGTCACCGTTAG
- the lon gene encoding endopeptidase La — MASDFVSVIQPGGVKREDRPGERTLPVLPVRDTVLFPHAVLPLTVGRESSIQLINSLGEEKSIVVVAQRDARIDTPQPGDLYTYGALATIHKVVKMPNQSLFVFTEGTERVKVGNFTQTEPFMTASVEAVPEIMPAKGPALEALQRNVLTQFQQIVTASATLSDELQTIAMNIDDAGRLADFIASSLPFLSTADKQELLETGDVTARLERLNKHLAKELEVQQLRNKIQSEVQDQVQQSQRDYYLREQMKAIQKELGEQDEGQKDIEELRQKIEAAGMPEETKKEALKELSRLQRMSPMAADYSLTRNYIEWLAVLPWAKSSGSAVDIAKAREVLDADHYDLKKVKDRILDYLAVRRLKPDMKGPILCFVGPPGVGKTSLGRSIAKALDREFRRISLGGMHDEAELRGHRRTYIGALPGQIIQNLRRAGTNDPVFMLDEIDKLGRDFRGDPSSALLEILDPEQNNTFRDNYLDQPFDLSKVLFICTANQLDPIPAPLLDRMEIIDLTGYTEEEKTHIAFRYLIPRQIKENGITEENIDFPREAVSYIVRHYTREAGVRKLEQLIGTVCRKQARRIAEGKTEKLVITKEIVQEFLGGIKVRVDTEIAERTKRAGVAVGLAWTPAGGDVLFIEANKMKGKGGFTMTGQIGEVMQESMQAALTWVRSNASKVGLDEEFTSNVDIHIHVPAGAIPKDGPSAGVTMATALVSLMTDRPVHPLTAMTGEITLSGNVLPVGGIKEKFLAAKRAGVTTVILPADNRQNVEEDLMPEQTDGVSIHYASRIEDVLRIALPQSLAEERKDEAVREEVLQHAEA; from the coding sequence ATGGCCAGCGATTTCGTAAGCGTGATTCAACCCGGAGGCGTCAAGCGTGAGGATCGCCCCGGGGAGCGGACTCTTCCCGTGCTTCCGGTTCGGGACACCGTCCTGTTTCCGCATGCGGTTCTTCCGCTCACAGTGGGCCGGGAGAGCTCGATTCAGTTGATCAATTCCCTCGGGGAGGAGAAGTCGATTGTCGTGGTCGCGCAGCGCGACGCACGCATCGACACACCGCAGCCCGGGGATCTCTATACCTATGGCGCTCTGGCGACGATCCACAAGGTTGTCAAAATGCCGAATCAGAGCCTTTTTGTGTTTACAGAAGGAACCGAGCGCGTGAAGGTAGGCAACTTCACGCAGACTGAGCCGTTCATGACCGCCTCGGTTGAAGCGGTGCCGGAGATCATGCCGGCCAAGGGGCCTGCGCTGGAAGCCCTGCAGCGCAATGTGCTGACCCAGTTCCAGCAGATCGTCACCGCGTCGGCAACACTTTCCGATGAGCTGCAGACCATCGCGATGAACATCGACGATGCCGGCCGTCTGGCGGATTTCATTGCCTCTTCGCTACCGTTTCTCTCGACGGCGGACAAGCAGGAGCTTCTGGAGACCGGTGATGTCACCGCGCGGCTCGAGCGCCTGAACAAGCACCTGGCAAAGGAGCTCGAGGTACAGCAGCTGCGCAACAAGATCCAGTCCGAGGTGCAGGACCAGGTCCAGCAGTCGCAGCGCGACTACTATCTGCGTGAGCAGATGAAGGCGATCCAGAAGGAACTCGGCGAACAGGACGAGGGTCAGAAGGATATCGAGGAGCTGCGTCAGAAGATCGAAGCCGCAGGTATGCCCGAGGAGACAAAGAAAGAGGCTCTGAAGGAGCTGAGCCGCCTTCAGCGCATGTCCCCGATGGCGGCGGACTACTCCCTGACGCGGAACTATATCGAGTGGCTGGCTGTGCTGCCGTGGGCCAAATCCTCAGGTTCCGCTGTCGATATTGCAAAGGCACGCGAGGTGCTGGATGCGGACCACTACGATCTCAAGAAGGTAAAGGACCGCATTCTCGACTATCTTGCTGTCCGTCGCCTGAAGCCGGATATGAAGGGACCGATCCTGTGCTTCGTCGGGCCTCCGGGTGTGGGCAAAACCTCGCTTGGCCGCTCGATCGCCAAGGCGCTTGACCGTGAGTTCCGGCGCATTTCGCTCGGCGGCATGCACGACGAGGCAGAGTTGCGCGGACATCGCCGGACGTACATCGGAGCGCTGCCGGGGCAGATCATCCAGAACCTGCGCCGGGCGGGGACCAACGACCCTGTGTTCATGCTGGATGAGATCGATAAGCTCGGCCGGGATTTCCGTGGCGATCCGTCGTCGGCGCTGCTCGAGATTCTCGATCCGGAGCAGAACAACACATTCCGGGATAACTATCTCGACCAGCCGTTCGATCTCTCGAAGGTGCTCTTCATCTGCACCGCCAACCAGCTCGATCCGATCCCGGCTCCGCTGCTTGATCGCATGGAGATCATCGACCTGACGGGCTATACGGAAGAGGAGAAGACGCACATTGCATTCCGCTACCTGATTCCGCGGCAGATCAAGGAGAACGGCATTACGGAGGAGAACATCGACTTTCCCCGCGAGGCAGTCTCTTACATCGTGCGGCATTACACGCGGGAAGCCGGCGTGCGTAAACTCGAGCAGCTGATTGGGACCGTGTGCCGCAAGCAGGCGCGGCGCATCGCCGAGGGCAAGACGGAAAAGCTGGTCATCACCAAGGAGATCGTCCAGGAGTTCCTGGGCGGCATCAAGGTGCGGGTGGATACAGAGATTGCCGAACGTACCAAGCGCGCAGGCGTCGCTGTGGGCCTGGCCTGGACTCCAGCTGGGGGTGACGTGCTCTTCATCGAGGCCAACAAGATGAAGGGCAAGGGCGGCTTCACCATGACCGGGCAGATCGGCGAGGTGATGCAGGAATCCATGCAGGCCGCTCTGACCTGGGTTCGTTCGAATGCGAGCAAGGTGGGGCTCGATGAGGAGTTCACAAGCAATGTGGACATCCATATCCATGTCCCGGCCGGCGCGATTCCCAAGGACGGTCCCTCGGCAGGCGTGACCATGGCGACAGCGCTGGTTTCGCTGATGACCGATCGCCCCGTGCATCCGTTGACCGCGATGACCGGAGAGATCACGCTGAGCGGCAATGTGCTGCCGGTCGGCGGTATCAAGGAGAAGTTCCTGGCTGCCAAGCGTGCCGGGGTCACTACGGTCATTCTTCCGGCGGACAATCGCCAGAATGTGGAAGAAGACCTGATGCCGGAGCAGACTGATGGTGTCTCGATCCACTATGCAAGCCGGATCGAGGATGTGCTTCGGATTGCGCTGCCGCAGTCCCTGGCTGAAGAGCGTAAAGACGAAGCGGTGCGCGAAGAGGTTCTGCAGCATGCCGAAGCCTGA
- the pheA gene encoding prephenate dehydratase has protein sequence MRVAIQGEPGSFSHEAAVRMVPECIVVHCAFSAEVFGALADGRVDAAVIPIENALAGSVLEHYDLLLQHEVLVEREYLLPIHHNLIVVPGTTIADIRSVYSHPIALAQCRRFFARHPQITARASYDTAGSVKQLMAQEDRTGAAIAGAGAATHYGAEILERNLEDSAQNYTRFFLVKRKAEAVLSPAADKVSVAFEVQNRPGSLVAALQSLAGLGVNLTKIESRPVPGSPWHYIFYTDYQLSSPEMAEQALALLAGHCSMVRELGRYVTAYPEAE, from the coding sequence ATGCGGGTAGCGATTCAGGGAGAACCGGGCTCATTCAGCCACGAAGCAGCCGTACGTATGGTGCCGGAGTGCATCGTGGTCCATTGCGCGTTTTCTGCCGAAGTCTTCGGCGCATTGGCAGACGGCAGAGTGGATGCAGCGGTGATCCCGATCGAGAATGCTCTGGCGGGCTCGGTGCTCGAGCACTACGACCTGTTGTTGCAGCACGAAGTGCTGGTCGAGCGGGAGTACCTGCTTCCGATCCATCACAATCTGATCGTGGTGCCTGGAACAACGATTGCGGACATCCGCAGTGTCTACTCGCATCCGATTGCGCTGGCGCAGTGCCGGCGTTTCTTTGCTCGGCATCCGCAGATCACCGCGCGTGCCTCCTATGACACAGCGGGAAGCGTAAAGCAGCTGATGGCGCAGGAGGATCGTACCGGGGCAGCGATTGCCGGAGCCGGAGCGGCTACGCATTATGGGGCCGAGATTCTCGAGCGCAATCTGGAAGACTCGGCGCAGAACTACACGCGATTTTTTCTGGTGAAGCGAAAAGCCGAGGCCGTACTTTCCCCCGCTGCCGATAAGGTGAGCGTGGCCTTCGAGGTGCAGAACCGGCCGGGAAGCCTGGTTGCTGCGCTGCAGTCGCTTGCCGGTCTCGGTGTCAACCTCACCAAGATCGAATCGCGGCCTGTGCCGGGCAGCCCCTGGCATTACATCTTCTATACCGATTACCAGCTGAGCTCGCCGGAAATGGCAGAGCAGGCGCTGGCGCTGCTGGCCGGCCATTGTTCCATGGTGAGGGAACTGGGACGGTACGTGACAGCGTATCCCGAAGCAGAGTAG
- a CDS encoding lmo0937 family membrane protein yields MLWTIFVILLVLWLVGLVSFHAIGAYIHILLVIALVVLLIQLISGRRTL; encoded by the coding sequence ATGCTTTGGACAATCTTTGTCATTCTTCTTGTTTTGTGGCTGGTGGGTCTGGTGAGTTTCCACGCGATTGGCGCGTACATCCACATCCTGCTGGTGATTGCTCTCGTGGTGCTGCTCATCCAGCTCATCAGCGGACGGCGGACGCTCTAG
- a CDS encoding CsbD family protein, with protein MNRDQISGKIDQATGKVKEKVGEATGNQNLANRGVAEQMKGAAKETWGDLKEAAHETAHDHRREAEAQANETRSKVSGAVQDIKQRVQGKIDEHKEAHRERRPA; from the coding sequence ATGAACCGAGACCAGATAAGCGGAAAGATCGATCAGGCCACTGGAAAAGTAAAAGAAAAAGTTGGAGAAGCGACCGGTAACCAGAATCTTGCCAATCGCGGTGTTGCTGAACAGATGAAGGGCGCGGCAAAAGAAACCTGGGGCGATCTGAAAGAAGCCGCTCACGAGACCGCGCACGACCATCGTCGCGAAGCAGAAGCTCAGGCAAACGAGACCCGCAGCAAGGTTTCCGGCGCGGTGCAGGACATCAAGCAGCGCGTCCAGGGAAAGATCGATGAGCATAAAGAGGCGCACCGCGAGCGACGTCCCGCATAA
- a CDS encoding UbiA-like polyprenyltransferase, with translation MAFFRNVRVTLEMIKWEHSIFALPFALTGAMLAARGIPHVQQLAWIIVCMVTARSAAMAFNRWADSDIDATNPRTAMRAIPAGLLSRSFVGGFTLVMAALFVLAASQLNRLTLLLSPLVLLVVLSYSYMKRLTRWSHVVLGIALGIAPSAAWIAVRGSLDTRIILLTAAVMLWVAGFDVLYSCQDVEHDRKEGLFSVPSTFGVTAAFWIARLMHVAMLALLIVLAHAFALGPVAYVGIAAVAVLLCYEHLIISPGDLRRMNAAFFTMNGVISVVYFLFVAADLMLHR, from the coding sequence ATGGCTTTTTTTCGCAATGTGCGTGTCACGCTGGAGATGATCAAGTGGGAGCACTCGATCTTTGCGCTGCCCTTTGCCCTGACGGGCGCGATGCTGGCGGCTCGGGGTATTCCTCATGTGCAGCAGCTCGCGTGGATTATCGTGTGCATGGTGACGGCGCGCTCAGCTGCGATGGCGTTTAATCGCTGGGCAGATTCCGACATCGATGCGACGAATCCACGGACGGCCATGCGGGCGATTCCCGCCGGATTGCTGTCGCGGAGTTTTGTCGGTGGCTTTACGCTGGTGATGGCTGCGCTCTTCGTGCTGGCTGCAAGCCAGTTGAATCGTCTGACGCTGCTGCTGAGCCCGCTGGTGCTGCTGGTCGTGCTCTCCTATTCCTACATGAAGCGGCTGACGCGCTGGTCGCATGTGGTGCTGGGTATCGCGCTGGGGATTGCACCCTCTGCCGCGTGGATCGCCGTGCGCGGCAGTCTGGATACGCGCATCATCCTGCTTACCGCTGCCGTCATGCTCTGGGTTGCCGGGTTCGACGTCCTCTATTCCTGCCAGGATGTGGAACACGATCGTAAGGAAGGCCTGTTCAGTGTGCCTTCGACCTTCGGCGTAACAGCGGCGTTCTGGATTGCGCGTCTCATGCATGTTGCGATGCTGGCTCTGCTGATCGTGTTGGCGCATGCCTTTGCGCTGGGGCCTGTGGCGTATGTGGGAATTGCCGCCGTTGCCGTGCTTCTGTGCTATGAGCACCTGATTATTTCGCCGGGCGATCTGCGGAGGATGAACGCGGCCTTCTTCACAATGAACGGCGTGATCTCGGTGGTGTATTTCCTTTTTGTCGCAGCGGACCTGATGCTGCATCGGTAG
- a CDS encoding BON domain-containing protein — protein MRVAMRGTTAVVGFLLFLGPNLIPASGTGVAVAQTMAADNNLRAEVINKALNKSKFKNVQVTVANGVVKLTGTVDVFDTKEDADKRVHRVKGVTGVDNEIQIAGPDVPDAELQSKLVKAIQYDRVGYGTTAFNAIAVQVQGGVVTLSGHAFGPVDADSAVAVAANTKGVKDVVNDIQVDPLSPMDNRIRIAAFRAIYGFPSLNKYAIDPGKPIRISVQNGNVTLYGVVDSQADKDAAGIRANTVSGVFHVTNNLVVANGSNEK, from the coding sequence ATGCGAGTAGCAATGCGCGGAACGACGGCGGTTGTTGGATTTCTGCTGTTCCTTGGACCGAACCTCATACCAGCCTCCGGCACCGGCGTAGCGGTGGCGCAGACCATGGCTGCAGATAACAATCTGCGGGCAGAAGTCATCAATAAGGCCTTGAATAAGTCTAAGTTCAAGAATGTGCAGGTAACAGTTGCAAATGGTGTGGTGAAGCTGACAGGCACGGTGGATGTCTTTGACACCAAGGAAGACGCGGACAAGCGCGTGCACCGGGTCAAGGGTGTGACGGGCGTGGACAATGAAATTCAGATAGCCGGCCCCGATGTCCCGGATGCTGAGCTGCAGTCGAAGCTGGTGAAAGCGATTCAGTACGACCGTGTAGGCTATGGCACAACGGCCTTCAATGCCATTGCTGTGCAGGTGCAGGGCGGAGTGGTCACGCTCTCCGGACATGCCTTCGGTCCGGTGGACGCCGACTCGGCTGTGGCTGTTGCGGCAAATACCAAGGGCGTGAAGGATGTGGTCAACGATATCCAGGTGGATCCGCTATCTCCGATGGATAATCGCATCCGCATTGCGGCCTTCCGCGCCATCTACGGCTTCCCCTCGCTGAACAAGTATGCGATTGATCCGGGCAAGCCGATCCGCATCTCCGTACAGAACGGCAATGTGACGCTGTACGGCGTGGTGGACTCGCAGGCGGATAAGGATGCCGCGGGGATTCGGGCGAATACCGTATCCGGTGTCTTCCACGTGACGAATAACCTGGTGGTAGCCAACGGATCGAACGAAAAGTAA